Proteins co-encoded in one Zalophus californianus isolate mZalCal1 chromosome 9, mZalCal1.pri.v2, whole genome shotgun sequence genomic window:
- the LOC113923037 gene encoding LOW QUALITY PROTEIN: taste receptor type 2 member 46-like (The sequence of the model RefSeq protein was modified relative to this genomic sequence to represent the inferred CDS: inserted 1 base in 1 codon), translated as MVTLLPGIFSILVITEFVLGNFASGFIAVVNCIVWIKRQKTSSADQILTALAVSRIGLLWVMLINWYATVLNPPLYSLEVRFLVHXAWTVNNHFSIWLATSLSIFYLFKIANFSNLIFLRLKWRVKSVVLAILLGSLFFLVFHVAVVSICEKSIHEKNSFISKMKEYEGNITKQTKLGNIVSLLNMTVFTLANFVPFAISLTSFLLLTFSLWKHLKKMQSSGRRSQDPSTKVHIRAMQTVISFLLLLGGHFLTLIVTVWSSNGLQNKLFFMLCQAFGFLYPSSHSFILIWGNKKLKQVFLSVLYQGTCWLKEQKLSTP; from the exons ATGGTAACTTTACTACCGGGCATTTTTTCCATCCTAGTAATAACAGAATTTGTTCTAGGAAATTTTGCCAGTGGCTTCATAGCAGTGGTGAACTGCATTGTCTGGATAAAGAGACAAAAGACGTCCTCAGCTGATCAAATTCTCACTGCTCTGGCGGTCTCCAGAATCGGTTTGCTCTGGGTAATGTTAATAAACTGGTATGCAACTGTGTTGAATCCACCTTTATATAGTTTAGAAGTAAGATTTCTTGTTC TTGCATGGACGGTAAACAATCATTTTAGCATCTGGCTTGCTACTAGCCTcagcatattttatttgttcaaaatagCCAATTTCTCTAACCTTATTTTTCTTCGCCTGAAGTGGAGAGTTAAAAGTGTAGTTCTTGCAATACTGTTGGggtctttgttctttttggtttttcatGTTGCAGTGGTAAGCATATGTGAGAAAAGCATACATGAGAAAAATTCCTTCATAAGCAAGATGAAGGAATATGAAGGAAACATCACTAAGCAGACCAAATTGGGGAACATTGTAAGCCTTTTGAATATGACTGTATTCACGCTAGCAAACTTTGTGCCCTTTGCTATATCCCTGACATCTTTCCTGCTCTTAACCTTTTCCCTATGGAAACATCTCAAGAAGATGCAATCCAGTGGTAGAAGATCCCAAGATCCCAGCACCAAGGTCCACATAAGAGCCATGCAGACTGTGATCTCCTTTCTCTTGTTATTAGGTGGTCACTTCCTGACTCTAATTGTCACAGTCTGGAGTTCTAATGGGCTGCAGAACAAACTATTCTTCATGCTTTGCCAAGCTTTTGGATTCTTGTATCCTTCTAGCCACTCATTTATCCTGATCTGGGGAAACAAGAAGCTCAAACAGGTCTTTCTGTCTGTTTTATACCAGGGGACGTGCTGGCTGAAAGAACAGAAACTCTCAACTCCATAG